In one Erythrobacteraceae bacterium WH01K genomic region, the following are encoded:
- a CDS encoding conjugal transfer protein TraH, translated as MITSIRNAALTLAAASMVASPVAANVGDSMDRFMDDMGAAANVTGPTAFEGQSAGYYSLGNVWTRFPQKTTNIANLQLPRVRAGCGGIDIFAGSFSFINASEMVALLKAVANNAVGFAFSLAIDTVCPECNKIMQEFSQKAQLMNNLSINSCEMAQGLVGGIWPKGDLADKAICEAIGNSEGIFTDYAAAKHGCGTRGQRASTNDSAGTDYADVNPGVARNYTWHVLKKSAFFNPGGTFDRELAEYAMTLIGTVIYVPPKDDEAGKFVPFAGDASSTLVSALLDGTQGQTVRVFRCDETDLCLNPTFEQMSLSNAKAIRPRVTLLIGNMVDAIRADTAIGNAEKELLQVASVPLYKILTVQAAYGRGMPTDDRDTLAEIASIDLLYAILDRIVSEAGRSMASFIAADEAKLAIWRGQVAEVRSGLVQRQATGQAKVSAIMQIIEKTAMIENALAASMSPSMSAALDWSRGLQSRSIIP; from the coding sequence ATGATTACTAGCATCCGCAATGCGGCATTGACCCTCGCCGCCGCCAGCATGGTTGCCTCACCGGTCGCCGCGAATGTTGGCGACAGCATGGACCGCTTCATGGATGACATGGGGGCGGCGGCGAATGTCACGGGCCCAACCGCCTTCGAAGGCCAGTCGGCGGGATATTACAGCCTCGGCAATGTCTGGACACGCTTCCCTCAGAAGACGACCAACATCGCCAATCTCCAGCTGCCGCGCGTAAGGGCGGGCTGCGGAGGCATCGATATCTTTGCCGGGTCTTTTTCCTTCATCAATGCGAGCGAGATGGTCGCGCTCCTGAAAGCCGTCGCCAACAACGCGGTCGGCTTTGCTTTCAGCCTCGCGATCGACACCGTCTGTCCCGAGTGCAACAAGATCATGCAGGAGTTTTCGCAGAAGGCTCAACTCATGAACAATCTCTCGATCAACTCCTGCGAAATGGCGCAGGGGCTGGTCGGCGGCATCTGGCCCAAGGGCGATCTGGCCGACAAGGCAATCTGCGAGGCGATCGGCAATTCGGAAGGGATCTTCACGGATTACGCCGCAGCCAAGCATGGCTGCGGCACACGCGGACAACGCGCTTCAACCAACGACAGCGCCGGCACCGACTATGCTGACGTCAATCCCGGCGTCGCGCGCAACTACACCTGGCACGTCCTGAAAAAGAGCGCCTTCTTCAATCCCGGCGGCACTTTCGACCGCGAGCTTGCCGAATACGCCATGACGCTGATCGGCACGGTGATCTATGTGCCGCCCAAGGACGACGAGGCAGGCAAGTTCGTGCCTTTCGCAGGCGATGCTTCATCCACCCTGGTGAGCGCACTGCTCGACGGGACGCAGGGCCAGACTGTTCGCGTTTTCCGCTGCGACGAGACCGATCTTTGCCTCAATCCCACCTTCGAGCAGATGAGCCTATCGAATGCAAAGGCCATCCGCCCGCGGGTCACGCTCCTGATCGGGAACATGGTCGATGCGATCCGGGCCGACACCGCGATCGGCAATGCCGAAAAGGAATTGCTGCAGGTCGCCTCGGTCCCCTTGTACAAGATCCTTACCGTCCAGGCCGCCTATGGGCGCGGAATGCCGACTGACGACCGCGACACGCTCGCCGAGATCGCCAGCATCGACCTGCTCTATGCCATCCTCGACCGGATCGTGTCGGAAGCCGGGCGCTCGATGGCGAGCTTCATCGCCGCCGACGAAGCCAAGCTCGCGATCTGGCGCGGCCAGGTTGCTGAGGTGCGTTCGGGGCTCGTCCAGCGACAGGCCACCGGACAGGCCAAGGTCTCCGCTATCATGCAGATCATCGAGAAAACGGCGATGATCGAGAACGCCCTTGCCGCCTCGATGTCGCCCTCGATGTCGGCAGCGCTCGACTGGTCGCGCGGGCTCCAGTCGCGCTCGATTATCCCCTGA